In Halorubrum sp. PV6, a single window of DNA contains:
- a CDS encoding iron ABC transporter permease, whose translation MATDSRARSLRDGLLARLRGRLLTALAAVTSVVLVVAFYYPVGTVLIEAVLVDGVLTLAVFVEVVRDPFYFGELARLFAGESPLAVARALLGPDRRLGIVGFTAYQAALSTIASVALGLPAAYLLARFEFPGRRTVRSLTIVPFVLPSIMVAVGFVATFGTNGTLNAVLTGLGLPPVDLLFTLEAVVIAHAFYNAPLVARVTTAAWESVDARAVETARSLGAGPIRAFYDVVAPQVYPAVLTGAALTFVFTFGTFPIVLALGGFELATVEVFVYRLVRDLNYAEAAALAIIELVISLGVLLAYLRYEAKNAVRSRGARPLPRKPLLPQSPSLRGLFTRFGLAAYLLLAGLVFLAPIASMVLASVTGGDGALTLDHYRFLLDRQRTGAAFQVRPWPAIRNSLAFASVATLIALPMGVVVAVLTTRRYRGRKLVDAAAMAPLAVSGIVVGLGLLRGLVFGVEIAGWRFAATGAAAIVVAHAVAGYPFVVRTVAPGLAGLDRSLIESARALGASRARVIRDVELPLVWPGVVAGAAFAFAISIGEFTATVVLATGADAYTMPVAIERFIGRRLGPATAMGVVLLVVTGLSFVVIDRLGGETRGL comes from the coding sequence GTGGCCACCGACAGCCGCGCCCGGTCGCTCCGCGACGGCCTCTTGGCCCGGCTCCGTGGACGGCTCCTGACCGCGCTCGCGGCCGTCACGAGCGTCGTCCTCGTCGTCGCGTTTTATTATCCGGTCGGCACCGTCCTGATCGAGGCGGTCCTCGTCGACGGCGTCCTCACCCTCGCCGTCTTCGTCGAGGTCGTTCGCGACCCGTTCTACTTCGGCGAGCTCGCCCGGCTGTTCGCGGGCGAATCGCCGCTCGCCGTCGCGCGCGCCCTCCTCGGCCCGGACCGTCGGCTCGGGATCGTCGGGTTCACGGCGTATCAGGCCGCGCTGTCGACGATTGCGAGCGTCGCGCTCGGGCTGCCGGCCGCCTACCTCCTCGCGCGCTTCGAGTTCCCCGGTCGGCGCACCGTTCGATCGCTGACCATCGTCCCGTTCGTCCTCCCGTCGATCATGGTCGCCGTCGGCTTCGTCGCCACGTTCGGCACCAACGGGACGCTCAACGCCGTTCTCACCGGGCTCGGACTCCCGCCCGTCGACCTGCTGTTCACGCTGGAGGCGGTCGTGATCGCCCACGCCTTTTATAATGCGCCGCTGGTCGCTCGGGTGACCACCGCGGCGTGGGAGTCGGTCGACGCCCGCGCGGTCGAGACCGCCCGCAGCCTCGGCGCCGGGCCGATACGCGCGTTCTACGACGTGGTCGCGCCGCAGGTGTACCCGGCTGTACTAACCGGGGCGGCGCTCACGTTCGTCTTCACGTTCGGCACCTTCCCCATCGTCTTGGCGCTCGGCGGGTTCGAACTCGCGACCGTCGAGGTGTTCGTCTACCGGCTCGTCCGCGACCTGAACTACGCCGAGGCGGCCGCGCTGGCGATCATCGAACTCGTCATCTCGCTCGGCGTGCTGCTCGCGTACCTGCGCTACGAGGCGAAAAACGCCGTCCGGTCGCGGGGCGCCAGGCCCCTTCCGCGAAAGCCCCTTCTCCCTCAGTCGCCGTCGCTCCGCGGGCTCTTCACCCGATTCGGGCTCGCTGCCTACCTCCTCCTCGCGGGGCTCGTCTTCCTCGCGCCAATCGCCTCGATGGTCCTCGCGAGCGTGACCGGCGGGGACGGCGCGCTCACGCTCGACCACTACCGGTTCCTCCTCGACCGCCAGCGCACCGGGGCGGCGTTTCAGGTGCGACCGTGGCCCGCGATCCGCAACTCGCTCGCGTTCGCGAGCGTCGCGACCCTGATCGCCTTACCGATGGGGGTCGTCGTCGCTGTGTTGACGACCCGGCGGTATCGCGGACGGAAACTCGTCGACGCGGCCGCGATGGCGCCGCTCGCGGTCTCGGGGATCGTCGTCGGCCTCGGGCTCCTCCGGGGGCTCGTCTTCGGGGTTGAGATCGCGGGGTGGCGGTTCGCGGCGACCGGCGCCGCCGCCATCGTCGTCGCGCACGCGGTCGCCGGCTACCCGTTCGTCGTCCGGACCGTCGCGCCCGGACTGGCGGGGCTCGATCGCTCGCTGATCGAGTCGGCGCGGGCGCTCGGCGCGTCGCGGGCGCGGGTGATCCGCGACGTGGAACTTCCCTTGGTGTGGCCGGGCGTCGTCGCGGGCGCGGCGTTCGCGTTCGCCATCTCCATCGGCGAGTTCACGGCGACGGTGGTGTTGGCCACCGGCGCCGACGCGTACACGATGCCGGTCGCCATCGAACGGTTCATCGGGCGTCGGCTCGGACCGGCGACCGCAATGGGCGTCGTCCTCCTCGTCGTCACCGGGCTCAGTTTCGTCGTCATCGACCGGCTCGGAGGTGAGACCCGTGGCCTCTGA
- a CDS encoding thiamine ABC transporter substrate binding subunit produces the protein MTAGDAAETDRCDAHDDARLDERPGDGARLDAPERPRSTRRRFLALGGAAGAVALAGCSAEPTGESESDGSGGEGDASDGDGSEADAESSGDDAEAPTLTVATYTNFIDAPSVSPGEWLKAEFESRFDATLEWATPDNELNYYIERAASGVSVDADLYVGLTTEDLVRVDDRLDDDLFAERGAVDGFDDVREGLLFDPFDRAVPFDTGYVSLVYDGTATEAPETFEGLLDDDHAGALIAQNPGGSSTGRSFLLHTVHRFGDGADGSVAGGDGDADYDYLDYWADLQANDVRVLGSWDDAYTAWSSGEAPMVVSYSTDQVFAADAGEDLEEHQIRFLNDQGYANPEGMAVFADAEEPDLAREFMSFMLEPDVQGEIAQRNVAFPATDTATLPDDYADLAQQPAEPVTFTYDELQESVSEWVENWERQFAGN, from the coding sequence ATGACTGCTGGCGATGCGGCCGAGACCGATCGGTGTGACGCTCACGACGACGCCCGTCTCGACGAGCGACCGGGCGACGGCGCGCGGCTCGACGCCCCCGAGCGCCCCCGGTCCACTCGGCGTCGGTTCCTCGCGCTCGGCGGGGCGGCCGGCGCCGTCGCGCTCGCGGGCTGTAGCGCCGAGCCGACGGGCGAAAGCGAGAGCGACGGCTCCGGGGGCGAGGGAGACGCCTCCGACGGTGACGGCTCCGAAGCCGACGCCGAGAGCAGCGGGGACGACGCCGAGGCCCCGACGCTGACGGTCGCCACCTACACCAACTTCATCGACGCGCCCTCCGTCAGTCCGGGCGAGTGGCTCAAAGCGGAGTTCGAGTCCCGCTTCGACGCGACGCTGGAGTGGGCGACGCCGGACAACGAACTGAACTACTACATCGAGCGGGCCGCCTCGGGCGTGTCGGTCGACGCCGACCTCTACGTCGGGCTCACCACCGAGGACCTCGTTCGGGTCGACGACCGGCTCGACGACGACCTGTTCGCCGAGCGCGGCGCGGTCGACGGGTTCGACGACGTGCGCGAGGGGCTCCTCTTCGACCCGTTCGACCGCGCGGTCCCCTTCGACACCGGGTACGTGAGCCTCGTGTACGACGGCACCGCCACCGAGGCGCCGGAGACGTTCGAGGGGCTGCTCGATGACGATCACGCGGGCGCGCTCATCGCGCAGAATCCGGGCGGCTCCTCGACGGGCCGGTCGTTCCTGCTTCACACGGTCCACCGCTTCGGCGACGGGGCAGACGGGAGCGTCGCGGGCGGCGACGGCGACGCCGACTACGACTACCTCGACTACTGGGCGGATCTGCAGGCCAACGACGTGCGGGTCCTCGGCTCGTGGGACGACGCGTACACCGCGTGGAGCAGCGGCGAGGCCCCGATGGTCGTCTCGTACTCGACCGATCAGGTGTTCGCGGCCGACGCGGGCGAGGACCTCGAGGAACACCAGATCCGCTTTTTAAACGATCAGGGGTACGCGAACCCGGAGGGGATGGCCGTCTTCGCCGACGCCGAGGAGCCGGACCTCGCGCGGGAGTTCATGTCGTTCATGCTGGAACCGGACGTGCAGGGAGAGATCGCCCAGCGCAACGTCGCGTTCCCCGCCACGGACACCGCCACGCTCCCCGACGACTACGCGGACCTGGCCCAGCAGCCGGCCGAACCGGTGACGTTCACGTACGACGAGTTACAAGAGTCGGTCAGTGAGTGGGTCGAAAACTGGGAGCGGCAGTTCGCCGGGAACTGA
- the hisA gene encoding 1-(5-phosphoribosyl)-5-[(5-phosphoribosylamino)methylideneamino]imidazole-4-carboxamide isomerase → MSDFPEFEVIPAVDVQDGEVVQLVGGERGTGKRYGDPVEAADRWIEAGAETLHLVDLDGAFEGERVNAEAIGSVVEHVPDEVGLQLGGGIREAEGARDLLDLGLDRVILGTAAIETPEIVAEIDDTHPGSVVVSLDAKDGEVVVSGWTEGTGLDPAAAAARYEELGAGAILFTNVDVEGQLAGIDREAVASVADAVDIPVIASGGVATVDDVVDLQAAGAAAVVVGTALYEGRFTLREAQAAADDA, encoded by the coding sequence ATGAGCGACTTCCCCGAGTTCGAAGTGATCCCCGCCGTCGACGTGCAGGACGGCGAGGTCGTGCAGTTGGTCGGCGGCGAGCGCGGCACCGGCAAGCGGTACGGCGACCCGGTCGAGGCCGCCGACCGCTGGATCGAGGCGGGCGCCGAGACGCTCCACCTCGTCGACCTCGACGGCGCGTTCGAGGGCGAGCGCGTCAACGCGGAGGCGATCGGATCGGTCGTCGAACACGTCCCGGACGAGGTCGGCCTCCAACTCGGCGGCGGGATCCGGGAGGCCGAGGGCGCCCGCGACCTGCTCGATCTGGGGCTCGATCGCGTGATCTTAGGCACTGCGGCGATCGAAACGCCGGAGATCGTCGCCGAAATCGACGACACCCATCCCGGCAGCGTCGTCGTCAGCCTCGACGCGAAAGACGGCGAGGTCGTCGTCAGCGGGTGGACCGAGGGGACCGGCCTCGACCCGGCCGCGGCCGCCGCGCGCTACGAGGAGCTGGGCGCGGGCGCGATCCTCTTCACGAACGTCGACGTGGAGGGGCAGTTGGCGGGCATCGACCGCGAGGCGGTCGCGAGCGTCGCCGACGCGGTCGACATCCCGGTGATCGCCTCCGGCGGCGTGGCGACCGTCGACGACGTGGTGGATTTACAAGCCGCCGGCGCGGCCGCGGTCGTCGTGGGGACCGCGCTGTACGAGGGGCGCTTCACGCTGCGGGAGGCGCAGGCGGCCGCTGACGACGCCTGA
- a CDS encoding universal stress protein, whose amino-acid sequence MTETPTDDGERAANDDHGAPGDRPDAAAPTDRPSVLVPLEVLKGASLPNGTPELLANAHVVLLGYHVIPEQTAAEQAREQFGETGMAKLDEFADAFAAAGADVETRLVFTHDEATTIDRLIYEHDCLAVLVPNGVAQVESVLFPLRGTVGVERNSRLVAGLFADTDVDVTLYHALGADESPEDGASFAADVAAALAERGIAEDRIDTVVEDATVPVDAIADRAASYDVVVMGETDPSVTTFVFGMPSAQVAERFLGPVLVVQRARPEE is encoded by the coding sequence ATGACCGAGACACCCACGGACGACGGCGAACGGGCAGCGAACGACGACCACGGGGCGCCCGGCGACCGACCGGATGCGGCCGCGCCGACCGACCGGCCGTCGGTGTTGGTCCCGCTGGAAGTGCTGAAGGGGGCGTCGCTCCCGAACGGCACGCCGGAACTGCTCGCCAACGCCCACGTCGTCCTGCTGGGCTACCACGTCATCCCCGAGCAGACGGCGGCCGAGCAGGCGCGCGAGCAGTTCGGCGAGACAGGGATGGCGAAGCTCGACGAGTTCGCCGACGCGTTCGCCGCGGCCGGCGCCGACGTGGAGACGCGCCTCGTGTTCACGCACGACGAGGCGACGACGATCGACCGGCTCATCTACGAACACGACTGTCTCGCGGTGTTGGTGCCGAACGGCGTCGCGCAGGTCGAGTCGGTGCTCTTCCCGCTCCGCGGGACGGTCGGCGTCGAGCGGAACAGCCGCCTCGTCGCCGGACTGTTCGCCGACACCGACGTTGACGTGACGCTGTACCACGCCCTCGGCGCGGACGAATCGCCCGAGGACGGGGCGTCGTTCGCGGCGGATGTCGCCGCGGCGCTCGCCGAGCGCGGCATCGCGGAAGACCGGATCGACACCGTCGTCGAGGACGCGACCGTTCCGGTCGACGCCATCGCCGACCGGGCCGCGTCGTACGACGTGGTCGTGATGGGCGAGACGGACCCGTCGGTCACGACGTTCGTCTTCGGGATGCCGTCGGCGCAGGTGGCGGAGCGCTTCCTCGGCCCGGTGTTGGTCGTCCAGCGCGCTCGCCCCGAGGAGTAG
- a CDS encoding APC family permease, with translation MDDSDPTATPDPPSAPDPDPGPPGGDAETLAAAVDADTGAGELERTIGLVGGLAIGVGTMVGAGIFVFPGLAAANAGPAASLSFAIGAVIALLVALPASELATAMPRSGGGYFFISRGLGTAAGAVVGLGLWLGLVFASAFYLVGLGSYAGQVFLEAGIALPVDPAVPLGVAFGVGLTVLSLFGTENTAALQNGIVVLLLVILTVFLSYGSLDALGVFGVQSTPERFFPPGGALPVLQTAALVFTSYLGFAQVATVAGDIREPSRNLPLAMVGSVLIVGVLYVVTIFVATSAFGSARLGEFGETAMVEVARSFVGLPGALAIVFAGLLATFSSANASILSASRAVYAVSRDGILPAAASRLNLAYGTPHVALGLAGGPIVVLAATGRVALLAEVASFLHLVMYGLICVALIRLRRERPAWYDPSFRCPAGVAVAGVGGLASFALIAFMQPASIGVGAAVMLAAYGWYRHYATDIELAGDF, from the coding sequence ATGGACGACTCCGATCCGACCGCGACGCCCGACCCGCCCTCCGCGCCGGACCCCGATCCCGGCCCGCCGGGCGGCGACGCCGAGACGCTCGCCGCCGCCGTCGACGCCGACACGGGAGCAGGCGAACTCGAACGCACGATCGGCCTCGTCGGTGGCCTCGCGATCGGCGTGGGGACGATGGTCGGCGCGGGGATATTCGTCTTTCCGGGGCTCGCGGCGGCGAACGCCGGCCCGGCCGCGTCGCTCTCCTTTGCCATCGGGGCGGTGATCGCGCTCCTCGTCGCGCTTCCGGCGTCGGAGCTCGCCACCGCGATGCCGCGAAGCGGCGGCGGCTACTTCTTCATCTCGCGCGGGCTCGGCACCGCCGCCGGCGCGGTCGTCGGGCTCGGGCTCTGGCTCGGACTCGTCTTCGCCTCCGCCTTCTATCTCGTCGGGCTCGGCAGCTACGCGGGGCAGGTGTTCCTCGAGGCGGGAATCGCGCTCCCGGTCGACCCCGCCGTCCCCCTCGGCGTCGCGTTCGGCGTCGGACTCACGGTCCTCAGCCTCTTCGGGACCGAGAACACCGCGGCGCTCCAGAACGGCATCGTGGTCCTCCTCCTGGTCATCCTCACCGTCTTTTTAAGCTACGGCTCGCTCGACGCCCTCGGCGTCTTCGGCGTCCAGTCGACCCCGGAGCGGTTCTTCCCGCCCGGCGGCGCGCTCCCGGTGTTACAGACCGCGGCGCTCGTGTTCACCTCCTACCTCGGGTTCGCGCAGGTCGCGACCGTCGCGGGCGACATCCGGGAACCGAGCCGGAACCTGCCGCTGGCGATGGTCGGCTCCGTGCTCATCGTCGGCGTCCTCTACGTCGTCACCATCTTCGTCGCGACGAGCGCCTTCGGCAGCGCCCGCCTCGGCGAGTTCGGCGAGACCGCGATGGTTGAGGTCGCGCGCTCGTTCGTCGGGCTCCCGGGGGCGCTGGCGATCGTCTTCGCCGGACTCCTGGCGACGTTCTCCAGCGCGAACGCCTCCATTCTCAGCGCCTCCCGCGCGGTGTACGCCGTGAGCCGCGACGGAATCTTACCCGCGGCCGCGAGCCGCCTCAACCTCGCGTACGGCACTCCGCACGTCGCGCTCGGGCTCGCCGGGGGACCGATCGTCGTCCTGGCGGCGACGGGACGGGTCGCGCTGCTCGCGGAGGTCGCGTCGTTCCTCCACCTCGTGATGTACGGACTGATCTGCGTCGCGCTGATCCGACTGCGCCGAGAGCGCCCGGCGTGGTACGACCCGTCGTTCCGCTGTCCGGCCGGCGTCGCCGTCGCCGGGGTCGGCGGGCTCGCGAGCTTCGCGCTCATCGCGTTCATGCAGCCGGCGTCGATCGGCGTGGGCGCGGCGGTGATGCTCGCCGCCTACGGCTGGTACCGACACTACGCGACCGACATCGAACTCGCAGGTGACTTCTGA
- the hisB gene encoding imidazoleglycerol-phosphate dehydratase HisB, which yields MSEHDRTAAVTRETSETTIQLTLAIDGDGDSEIDTGVGFYDHMLASFAKHGLFDLTVACDGDTEIDDHHTVEDVAICLGEAFDEALGDKRGIRRYADRRVPLDEAVASVVVDVAGRPYYDFSGEFSQESVGEFTSVMADHFALSLAHNAGLTLHAAIESGDNAHHEVEALFKSLARALDDATRLDERRSDTPSTKGEL from the coding sequence ATGAGCGAGCACGACCGGACGGCCGCGGTCACCCGCGAGACGAGCGAGACGACGATCCAGCTCACCCTCGCTATCGACGGCGACGGCGACAGCGAGATCGACACCGGAGTGGGGTTTTACGACCACATGCTGGCGTCGTTCGCCAAGCACGGCCTCTTCGATCTCACCGTCGCCTGCGACGGCGACACGGAGATCGACGACCACCACACGGTCGAGGACGTGGCGATCTGCCTCGGCGAGGCGTTCGACGAGGCGCTCGGCGACAAGCGGGGCATCCGGCGGTACGCCGACCGGCGGGTCCCCCTCGACGAGGCGGTCGCGAGCGTCGTCGTCGACGTGGCCGGCCGCCCGTACTACGACTTTTCCGGCGAGTTCTCACAGGAGTCGGTCGGCGAGTTCACCAGCGTGATGGCCGACCACTTCGCGCTCTCGCTCGCGCACAACGCCGGCCTGACGCTCCACGCCGCGATCGAATCGGGCGACAACGCCCACCACGAGGTCGAGGCGCTTTTTAAGTCGCTGGCGCGGGCGCTCGACGACGCGACCCGGCTGGACGAGCGGCGCAGCGACACCCCGAGTACGAAAGGGGAGCTGTAG
- a CDS encoding ATP-dependent DNA helicase → MQPSSLSGLPAGVGEALEAEGVAELYPPQTAAVEAGVVDGESLVAAVPTASGKTLIAELAMLSAVERGGTALYIVPLRALASEKKAEFERWEEFGVTVGVSTGNYESDGEWLATRDIIVATSEKVDSLIRNGAPWIDDLTCVVSDEVHLVDDPNRGPTLEVTLAKLRKVNPGLQTVALSATVGNADVIADWLDAELVESDWRPIDLRMGVHFGNAVDFADGSKLEVPVERGEDQTARLVADALDTEEDGQGGSSLVFVNSRRNAESSARKLTDVTGARLTDDERDALRELAAEIRSGSDTDTAADLADAVEQGSAFHHAGLRSEDRARVEDAFRDRLIKCISATPTLAAGVNTPARRVIVRDWRRYDGEFGGMKPLDVLEVHQMCGRAGRPGLDPYGEAVLLANDADTKEELFERYLWADPEPVRSKLAAEPALRTHVLATVASGFASTREGLLSFLDNTLYATQTDDSGRLGAVTDTVLEYLAVNEFIDRDRGNGSESLTATGIGHTVSRLYLDPMSAAEMIDGLESVRSAATASDDAGAFVRADHGDAASDGDEPGFGTYTRAGDDEPDEGDGEREAAAPPEVTPLGLYHLVSRTPDMYELYLKSGDRETYTEVCYEREGEFLGDVPSEYEDVRFEDWLASLKTARLLEDWANEVDEDRITERYGVGPGDIRGKVDTAEWLLRAAETLARDVEGVDGDTVVAVREARKRIEYGVREELLDLAGVRNVGRKRARRLYEAGVETRADLREADKAVILGALRGRERTAERILEHAGREDPSMDEVRPDKSASAAATAGSASDGDGEGQASLGDFR, encoded by the coding sequence ATGCAACCGAGTTCGCTCTCCGGGCTCCCCGCGGGCGTCGGCGAGGCGCTCGAAGCGGAGGGCGTCGCGGAGCTGTACCCCCCGCAAACCGCCGCCGTCGAGGCCGGCGTCGTCGACGGCGAGAGCCTCGTCGCCGCGGTGCCGACGGCCTCCGGGAAGACGCTCATCGCCGAACTCGCCATGCTCTCTGCCGTCGAGCGCGGCGGGACCGCCTTATATATCGTCCCCCTGCGCGCGCTCGCCAGCGAGAAGAAGGCCGAGTTCGAGCGCTGGGAGGAGTTCGGCGTCACCGTCGGCGTCTCCACCGGCAACTACGAGTCCGACGGCGAGTGGCTCGCGACGCGCGACATCATCGTCGCCACCTCGGAGAAGGTCGACTCGCTGATCAGAAATGGTGCCCCGTGGATCGACGACCTCACCTGCGTCGTGAGCGACGAGGTCCACCTCGTCGACGACCCGAACCGCGGCCCCACCCTCGAAGTGACCCTCGCGAAGCTCCGGAAGGTGAATCCCGGCCTCCAGACGGTCGCGCTCTCGGCGACCGTCGGCAACGCCGACGTCATCGCCGACTGGCTCGACGCCGAGCTGGTCGAGTCCGACTGGCGCCCCATCGACCTCCGGATGGGCGTCCACTTCGGCAACGCCGTCGACTTCGCCGACGGGAGCAAACTGGAGGTCCCCGTCGAGCGCGGGGAAGACCAGACCGCCCGGCTCGTCGCCGACGCCTTGGACACCGAGGAGGACGGCCAGGGCGGCTCCTCGCTCGTCTTCGTCAACTCCCGGCGCAACGCCGAGTCGTCGGCCCGCAAGCTCACCGACGTGACCGGCGCTCGGCTCACCGACGACGAGCGCGACGCCCTCCGCGAACTCGCCGCCGAGATCCGGTCCGGCTCCGACACCGACACCGCCGCCGACCTCGCCGACGCGGTCGAACAGGGGTCGGCGTTCCACCACGCGGGCCTCCGGAGCGAGGACCGCGCCCGCGTCGAGGACGCGTTCCGCGACCGGCTGATCAAGTGTATCTCCGCGACGCCGACGCTCGCCGCCGGGGTCAACACCCCCGCGCGACGAGTTATCGTGCGCGACTGGCGCCGGTATGACGGGGAGTTCGGCGGGATGAAACCCCTCGACGTGCTGGAGGTCCACCAGATGTGCGGGCGCGCCGGCCGCCCCGGTCTCGACCCGTACGGCGAGGCGGTCCTCCTCGCGAACGACGCGGACACGAAAGAGGAGCTGTTCGAGCGGTACCTCTGGGCCGACCCCGAGCCGGTCCGGTCGAAGCTCGCCGCCGAGCCCGCGCTCCGGACGCACGTCCTCGCCACGGTCGCCTCCGGATTCGCCTCGACCCGCGAGGGGCTCTTATCCTTCCTCGATAACACCCTCTACGCGACGCAGACCGACGACTCGGGACGGCTCGGGGCCGTCACGGACACGGTGCTCGAATACCTCGCCGTCAACGAGTTCATCGACCGCGACCGCGGCAACGGGAGCGAGAGCCTGACCGCGACCGGCATCGGCCACACCGTCTCGCGGCTCTACCTCGACCCGATGAGCGCCGCGGAGATGATCGACGGGCTGGAGTCCGTGAGGAGCGCGGCCACGGCGAGCGACGACGCCGGCGCGTTCGTCAGGGCCGACCACGGCGACGCGGCGAGCGACGGCGACGAGCCGGGATTCGGCACGTACACGCGCGCCGGCGACGACGAGCCGGACGAGGGGGACGGAGAACGCGAGGCGGCGGCGCCCCCCGAAGTCACCCCGCTCGGCCTCTATCACCTCGTCAGTCGCACGCCGGACATGTACGAGCTCTACCTCAAATCCGGGGACCGCGAGACGTACACCGAAGTCTGCTACGAGCGCGAAGGCGAGTTCCTCGGGGACGTACCCTCCGAGTACGAGGACGTGCGCTTCGAGGACTGGCTCGCCTCGCTGAAGACGGCCCGCCTGCTGGAAGACTGGGCCAACGAGGTCGACGAGGACCGGATCACCGAGCGATACGGCGTCGGCCCCGGCGACATCCGCGGGAAGGTCGACACCGCCGAGTGGCTCCTGCGCGCGGCCGAGACCCTCGCGCGGGACGTGGAGGGGGTCGACGGCGACACCGTCGTCGCGGTCCGCGAGGCCAGAAAACGGATCGAGTACGGGGTCCGCGAGGAGCTGCTCGATTTAGCCGGGGTCCGCAACGTCGGCCGGAAGCGCGCCCGCCGGCTGTACGAGGCCGGCGTCGAGACGCGCGCCGACCTCCGCGAGGCCGACAAGGCGGTGATCCTCGGCGCGCTCCGGGGACGCGAGCGGACGGCCGAGCGCATCCTCGAACACGCCGGGCGCGAGGACCCCTCGATGGACGAGGTGCGACCCGACAAGTCGGCGTCCGCGGCCGCGACCGCCGGCTCGGCGAGCGACGGAGACGGCGAGGGGCAGGCGAGCCTGGGTGATTTCCGATGA
- the cgi121 gene encoding KEOPS complex subunit Cgi121 — MSEAADRDTEGGDAPASSPTPPHRLVAGTAAIDDLDAFLASLDEVADATGAVVQAFDASLIVSATHLGEAARLAARSIGRGEAVARDPGVEIMLYAAGSRQIDRALSLGVEEGRSRVVVLVANFGAVRGADRTDADLDAAAESVADLLESPATGAFEPAFDRERVTAFYDIGEREREATAGGVADIVRERVALLDVEK, encoded by the coding sequence ATGAGCGAGGCGGCGGACCGAGACACCGAGGGCGGCGACGCGCCCGCCTCGTCGCCGACCCCGCCGCACCGGCTCGTCGCGGGGACCGCCGCCATCGACGACCTCGACGCGTTCCTCGCGTCGCTCGACGAGGTGGCCGACGCGACCGGCGCGGTGGTGCAGGCGTTCGACGCGAGCCTGATCGTCTCGGCGACGCACCTCGGCGAGGCCGCTCGCCTGGCGGCTCGTTCGATCGGCCGCGGCGAGGCCGTCGCCCGCGACCCCGGCGTCGAGATCATGCTGTACGCGGCCGGGAGCCGCCAGATCGACCGCGCGCTCTCGCTCGGCGTGGAGGAGGGGAGAAGTCGGGTCGTCGTCCTCGTCGCAAACTTCGGTGCGGTTCGGGGCGCGGACCGAACGGACGCCGACCTCGACGCGGCCGCCGAGTCGGTCGCCGACCTGCTCGAATCGCCCGCGACGGGGGCGTTCGAACCCGCGTTCGATCGCGAGCGCGTGACGGCGTTCTACGACATCGGCGAGCGCGAACGGGAGGCGACCGCGGGCGGCGTCGCCGACATCGTTCGCGAGCGCGTCGCGCTCCTCGACGTCGAGAAGTGA
- a CDS encoding IMP cyclohydrolase, with amino-acid sequence MYVGRFVVVAPGVGAYRVSSRSFPNRRVTDRDGTLTVGPTPDAPETDNPYVSYNCARSVRTPTGESLAVVGNGSHVDPIAEKLEMGYPARDALATPLLALDFEKDDYDTPRIAGVVGAETATIGVVRRDGLVVEAVEEPTIVATYETDSPEPYALAAADAETPAPEAAASEVLGADFEHPVCAAGATVDGDGVTLAFDNDPA; translated from the coding sequence ATGTACGTCGGACGATTCGTCGTCGTCGCTCCCGGTGTCGGCGCCTACCGCGTCTCCTCGCGCTCGTTCCCGAACCGCCGCGTGACGGACCGAGACGGAACGCTCACCGTCGGGCCGACTCCCGACGCGCCCGAGACGGACAACCCGTACGTCTCGTACAACTGCGCCCGGTCGGTGCGGACGCCGACGGGCGAGTCGCTGGCGGTGGTCGGCAACGGCTCGCACGTCGACCCCATCGCCGAGAAACTCGAAATGGGATACCCCGCCCGCGACGCGCTGGCGACGCCCCTGCTCGCGCTGGATTTCGAGAAGGACGACTACGACACGCCGCGGATCGCCGGCGTCGTCGGGGCCGAGACCGCGACGATAGGCGTCGTGCGGCGCGACGGCCTCGTCGTCGAGGCGGTCGAGGAGCCGACCATCGTCGCCACCTACGAGACGGACAGCCCCGAGCCGTACGCGCTCGCGGCGGCCGACGCCGAGACGCCCGCTCCCGAGGCGGCCGCGTCGGAGGTCCTCGGCGCCGACTTCGAACACCCGGTGTGTGCCGCCGGCGCGACCGTCGACGGCGACGGCGTGACGCTGGCGTTCGACAACGACCCGGCGTAA
- a CDS encoding helix-turn-helix domain-containing protein: MSDPEIEDLVGDVSPSFDHVLSCVFGVRDHESRTYLTLLDHPGSTVAELADTLDRDRSNVNRSLSTLREKGLAERRRRLLDSGGYVYQYTAIPVPEAKERLHDALDEWVEGVHAAIDGFDPDEAA, translated from the coding sequence ATGAGCGACCCCGAGATCGAAGACCTCGTCGGTGACGTCTCCCCGTCCTTCGATCACGTCCTCTCCTGTGTGTTCGGCGTCCGAGACCACGAGAGCCGCACCTACCTGACGCTGCTCGATCACCCCGGTAGCACGGTCGCCGAGCTCGCCGACACTCTCGACCGCGACCGGTCGAACGTGAACCGGTCGCTGTCGACGCTCCGCGAGAAGGGGCTCGCGGAGCGCCGCCGCCGGCTGCTCGACTCGGGCGGCTACGTCTACCAGTACACCGCCATCCCGGTCCCCGAGGCGAAAGAGCGGCTCCACGACGCCTTAGACGAGTGGGTCGAGGGGGTCCACGCGGCCATCGACGGCTTCGACCCCGACGAGGCGGCGTAA